From Candidatus Neomarinimicrobiota bacterium:
TGTGAAAAATGCACAGGCTTTTTATAGGTTTCCATGATTCGTTCGATATAAACGATAAAAACAAACTACTCACAACCGACAACATACAAAACCCACTGAACCAGCCATGAATCCATCAAAAGCCCGATCAATAACCGGTCGAATGAGCGGAGACTATAAACAGATTTGATGCTTTGAAAAGTGGAGGGAGGACTCTCGACACTTGACGGTTTTAACAATAACACAGTAACACTTTAACACAGTTTTTACTTAAACACCTGAACACCTGAACACTATAACACTGCCGTTCAGATCCTTACGGATTTTTGTTGCCTGTAACTTTACATTTCCCGTATGAAGGCTCCAGAGAATCAAAATCCCGTTGTTCTGATGTATGATTTCAGCCGCAGTGAATGGCTGGAATTTCTCTCACCGGAGAAGGTTATTATCGGCGAATCTCCGGAGGACGTATTGCCACTTCTGCATGAAATTAATGAGCTCGTCCGGACGAAGAGTTGGTATGCGGCAGGTTTCCTCAGCTATGAGGCTGTCTGCGGTTTTGATGAAGCACTTCGGGTAAATCCTTCAGTCGATTTTCCTCTGCTATGGTTCGGGCTGTTTAGCGATATTCGGAGACACCCGGATTTGCCGGATGATTTTACAGGTTCATATTCCATTCAGGAGTGGACGCCGGAGCTCAGCAAACGTGAATATCTTGAATCAATAGAGAAAATCAGACAGGCACTTGAGCGCGGTGATACCTATCAGGTGAATTACTCCTATCGCCAGCAAGCAAAGTTCAGCGGTGAACCATCTGCATTGTTTCGTGCTCTTATCTCACCAAGATACCCGGGGTATGGCGCGTATTTGAATATCGGAGATTATGTTGTCTGCTCGGCGTCGCCGGAACTCTTTTTTACCTGGGAAGACGGCATCCTGACCTCCCGACCGATGAAGGGTACCTATTCACGGGGACGCACTCTTGAGGAGGATAACAGGTTCGCTGATACTTTGCACCGCTCAGAAAAAGACCGGGCGGAAAACGTGATGATTGTGGATATGGTGCGAAACGACATGGGACGGGTGGCTGAATTCGGAACGGTAACGGTACCCGATCTTTTTTCCATAGAAAAATATCCCACCGTCTGGCAGATGACCTCTACAGTCCAAGGCAAGACAGAGGCCACCATTCCTGAAATAATGACGGCGCTCTTTCCGTGCGCTTCAATTACGGGAGCGCCCAAAGTCAGTACCATGAGGATTATTGCCAATCTGGAGCAATCGCCCAGAAATATTTACACTGGCAGCATCGGATTTATTACGCCTGAAAGACGGGCCCAGTTCAACGTGGCAATCCGTACAGCGCTTATTGATAAGAACCAACGTCGCATCGAGTACGGCACCGGTGGCGGTATCGTCTGGGATTCTGAGCCTGAAAAGGAGTACGATGAGGCCAGGCTCAAAACGAATATCCTTCATAAAACCATACCTGACTTCGACCTGTTGGAGACCCTGCTCTGGGAAAGGGAGAGCGGATATTTCATCGAAGAGTATCATCGACGACGGATTGCCGGTTCTGCGGAATATTTTGATTTTGCCTTTGATTCTGACAAGTGGGAGAGGCGGCTTCGAAAACTTGAAGATGAATTTTCGGAAGAGCGGTATCGAGTTCGTGTAACCCTCTCCAGAACCGGGAGGATTTCTGCCAAATATTTACCGATGCCGAAAACCGGGGGAACAACACCGGTGAAAGTCGGGATCGCCGAATATCCAATAGATGAATCTGATCCTTTTCTCTACCATAAAACCTCATACCGGGA
This genomic window contains:
- the pabB gene encoding aminodeoxychorismate synthase component I, with amino-acid sequence MYDFSRSEWLEFLSPEKVIIGESPEDVLPLLHEINELVRTKSWYAAGFLSYEAVCGFDEALRVNPSVDFPLLWFGLFSDIRRHPDLPDDFTGSYSIQEWTPELSKREYLESIEKIRQALERGDTYQVNYSYRQQAKFSGEPSALFRALISPRYPGYGAYLNIGDYVVCSASPELFFTWEDGILTSRPMKGTYSRGRTLEEDNRFADTLHRSEKDRAENVMIVDMVRNDMGRVAEFGTVTVPDLFSIEKYPTVWQMTSTVQGKTEATIPEIMTALFPCASITGAPKVSTMRIIANLEQSPRNIYTGSIGFITPERRAQFNVAIRTALIDKNQRRIEYGTGGGIVWDSEPEKEYDEARLKTNILHKTIPDFDLLETLLWERESGYFIEEYHRRRIAGSAEYFDFAFDSDKWERRLRKLEDEFSEERYRVRVTLSRTGRISAKYLPMPKTGGTTPVKVGIAEYPIDESDPFLYHKTSYREIYEKAKHSVPDCGDVILWNSREEITESTIANVVIQLEGRLITPPVESGLLPGTFRQYLLDKGEIGENTVTVDILQQAERIYLINSVRKWRQASLVK